The window CTCAGCCAAGAGGCCCAGCAGTTGCAGAAGATCAGCGACAAGCTGCGCGACGAGCCGGTGGTCAACAGTGCCCGTGTGGCCCAGTTGAAACAGGCGATCGCCGACGGCAGCTACCAGGTCGATGCCGGCCGGGTCGCCAGCAAACTGCTCGATTTCGAAGCCCAGCGCTGACCGTTCGGCGCGCTGACTTCACGGACGCTAGAAAAGCCAAGAGTTAGCCATGCACGACACCACC of the Pseudomonas asiatica genome contains:
- the flgM gene encoding flagellar biosynthesis anti-sigma factor FlgM, producing MVIDFSRLNNSPSVTGGVRGNTASGSAEKPAASQEAATATSASGEAVHLSQEAQQLQKISDKLRDEPVVNSARVAQLKQAIADGSYQVDAGRVASKLLDFEAQR